From a single Lolium rigidum isolate FL_2022 chromosome 7, APGP_CSIRO_Lrig_0.1, whole genome shotgun sequence genomic region:
- the LOC124675702 gene encoding low molecular mass early light-inducible protein HV90, chloroplastic-like: MANMMAITSFAGAAVVIQGASGRFAARSSALALRRRTVAVRAQADEPSTPPPNKPKASTSIWDALAFSGPAPERINGRLAMVGFVTALAVEAGRGDGLLSQLGSGTGQAWFAYTVAVLSVASLVPLLQGESAEGRAGAVMNANAELWNGRFAMLGLVALAATEIITGAPFIST; this comes from the coding sequence ATGGCGAACATGATGGCCATAACCTCGTTCGCCGGTGCCGCCGTCGTGATCCAGGGAGCAAGCGGCCGCTTCGCTGCCCGCTCCTCGGCTCTGGCGCTGCGCCGACGCACCGTCGCCGTTAGGGCCCAGGCCGACGAGCCGAGCACGCCACCACCAAACAAGCCCAAGGCAAGCACCTCCATCTGGGACGCTCTGGCATTCAGCGGCCCCGCGCCGGAGCGTATCAACGGGCGCCTCGCTATGGTGGGTTTCGTGACGGCGCTGGCCGTCGAGGCGGGGCGCGGCGACGGTCTCCTTTCGCAGCTCGGCAGCGGTACCGGGCAGGCGTGGTTCGCCTACACCGTGGCGGTGCTGTCCGTGGCGTCGCTCGTGCCGTTGCTCCAAGGTGAGAGCGCCGAGGGCAGGGCTGGGGCCGTCATGAACGCCAACGCAGAGCTCTGGAACGGCCGCTTCGCCATGCTCGGACTTGTCGCACTCGCCGCAACCGAGATCATCACGGGCGCGCCATTCATTAGCACCTAA
- the LOC124677569 gene encoding low molecular mass early light-inducible protein HV90, chloroplastic-like: protein MATVMAMSSFAGAAVLPAGRFGARSLPALGRRAFVVRAQTEKPSTPSPKPRPSIWDALAFSGPAPERINGRLAMVGFVTALAVEAGRGDGLLSQLGNSTGQAWFAYTVAVLSVASLVPLLQGESAEGRAGAIMNANAELWNGRFAMLGLVALAATEILTGAPFINI, encoded by the exons ATGGCGACTGTGATGGCCATGAGCTCCTTCGCCGGTGCCGCCGTCTTGCCGGCCGGCCGCTTTGGCGCTCGGTCTCTTCCTGCGCTGGGCCGACGCGCCTTCGTCGTCCGGGCACAAACAGAGAAGCCGAGTACACCATCGCCCAAG CCGAGACCCTcaatctgggacgcgctggcgttcAGCGGACCGGCCCCGGAGCGCATCAATGGGCGTCTCGCCATGGTGGGATTCGTCACGGCGCTGGCCGTCGAAGCAGGGCGCGGCGACGGCCTCCTCTCGCAGCTCGGCAACAGCACCGGGCAGGCGTGGTTCGCGTACACCGTGGCGGTGCTCTCAGTGGCGTCGCTGGTGCCGCTCCTCCAGGGCGAGAGCGCCGAGGGTAGGGCCGGCGCCATCATGAACGCCAACGCCGAGCTCTGGAACGGCCGCTTCGCCATGCTCGGACTCGTCGCGCTCGCCGCCACCGAGATCCTCACCGGCGCGCCATTCATCAACATCTAG
- the LOC124677568 gene encoding low molecular mass early light-inducible protein HV90, chloroplastic translates to MATVMAMSSFAGAAVLPAGRFGSRSLPALGRRAFVVRAQTEKPSTPSPKSSPSIWDALAFSGPAPERINGRLAMVGFVTALAVEAGRGDGLLSQLGNGTGQAWFAYTVAVLSLASLVPLLQGESAEGRAGAIMNANAELWNGRFAMLGLVALAATEILTGAPFINI, encoded by the exons ATGGCGACTGTGATGGCCATGAGCTCCTTCGCCGGTGCCGCCGTCTTGCCGGCCGGCCGCTTCGGCTCCCGGTCTCTGCCTGCGCTGGGCCGACGCGCCTTCGTCGTCCGGGCACAAACAGAGAAGCCGAGTACACCATCGCCCAAG TCGAGCCCATcaatctgggacgcgctggcgttcAGCGGCCCGGCGCCGGAGCGCATCAACGGGCGTTTGGCCATGGTGGGCTTCGTGACGGCGCTGGCCGTCGAGGCGGGGCGCGGCGACGGCCTCCTCTCGCAGCTCGGCAACGGCACCGGGCAGGCGTGGTTCGCGTACACCGTGGCGGTGCTCTCCTTGGCGTCGCTGGTGCCGCTGCTCCAGGGCGAGAGCGCCGAGGGCAGGGCCGGGGCCATCATGAACGCCAACGCCGAGCTCTGGAACGGCCGCTTCGCCATGCTCGGACTAGTCGCGCTCGCCGCCACAGAGATCCTCACCGGCGCGCCATTCATCAACATCTAG
- the LOC124672493 gene encoding uncharacterized protein LOC124672493 — MKTCLKSMRFKQDRCLQFIQGVNINFVTLWFVELIIWLLLLSNPKRNEVPWLFMLYKENKCKVSSSLLGVVIFWEITSFDLFQISLPDKTRGRASWFRISQGGCWGNLEWCGAPSLLLNGSPSHCFCSL; from the exons ATGAAGACCTGCCTGAAATCAATGAGATTCAAGCAAGATAGGTGCCTCCAGTTTATTCAAGGAGTTAATATTAACTTCGTTACGCTCTGGTTCGTAGAGTTAATCATCTGGTTGCTGCTGCTTTCTAATCCAAAAAG AAATGAAGTGCCATGGTTATTTATGTTGTACAAAGAAAACAAGTGCAAGGTTTCATCCTCCCTTTTAG GTGTGGTGATCTTTTGGGAAATAACTTCATTTGATCTATTCCAGATCTCACTACCCGATAAAACA CGAGGACGAGCTTCCTGGTTCCGCATCTCACAAGGAGGTTGTTGGGGTAATCTCGAATGGTGTGGAGCTCCATCACTTTTGCTGAATGGCTCACCGAGCCATTGTTTCTGCAGCCTGTGA